One Lutra lutra chromosome 7, mLutLut1.2, whole genome shotgun sequence DNA window includes the following coding sequences:
- the PCK2 gene encoding phosphoenolpyruvate carboxykinase [GTP], mitochondrial isoform X1, translating to MAAVYRPGLRLSWPGLSPWGWSSWRSMQTLRVLSGDLGQLPAGVRDFVERSARLCQPDGIHICDGTKAENTATLTLLEKQGLIRKLPKYNNCWLARTDPKDVARVESKTVIVTPSQRDTVPLPAGGARGQLGNWMSPAEFQQAVDERFPGCMQGRTMYVLPFSMGPVGSPLSRIGVQLTDSAYVVASMRIMTRLGTPVLRALGDGDFVKCLHSVGQPLTGQGEPVSQWPCNPEKTLIGHVPDQREIVSFGSGYGGNSLLGKKCFALRIASRLARDEGWLAEHMLILGITSPTGKKRYVAAAFPSACGKTNLAMMRPALPGWKVECVGDDIAWMRFDSDGRLRAINPENGFFGVAPGTSATTNPNAMATIQSNTLFTNVAETSDGGVYWEGIDQPLPPGVTVTSWLGRPWKPGDKEPCAHPNSRFCAPARQCPIMDPAWEAPEGVPIDAIIFGGRRPKGVPLVYEAFSWRHGVFVGSAMRSESTAAAEHKGKVIMHDPFAMRPFFGYNFGRYLEHWLSMEERKGARLPRIFHVNWFRRDEAGRFLWPGFGENARVLDWICRRLEGEDSARETPIGLVPKEGALDLKGLGAVDTTQLFSLPKDFWEQEVRDIRSYLTEQVNQDLPKEVLAELEALEGRVRRM from the exons ATGGCCGCTGTATATCGCCCCGGCCTGCG GCTTAGCTGGCCTGGGCTGAGCCCCTGGGGCTGGTCCTCATGGCGCAGCATGCAGACCTTGCGAGTACTCAGTGGAGATCTGGGCCAGCTGCCTGCTGGGGTGCGAGACTTTGTGGAGCGCAGTGCCCGCCTCTGCCAACCTGACGGCATCCACATCTGTGACGGCACCAAGGCTGAGAACACTGCCACACTGACGCTCCTAGAAAAGCAGGGACTCATCCGAAAGCTCCCCAAGTACAACAACTG CTGGCTGGCCCGCACAGACCCCAAGGATGTGGCACGAGTAGAGAGCAAGACGGTGATTGTAACTCCTTCTCAACGGGACACAGTGCCTCTCCCTGCTGGTGGGGCCCGTGGGCAACTAGGCAACTGGATGTCCCCAGCTGAGTTCCAGCAAGCTGTGGATGAGAGGTTTCCGGGCTGCATGCAGG GCCGGACCATGTATGTGCTTCCGTTCAGCATGGGTCCTGTGGGCTCCCCACTGTCCCGCATCGGAGTGCAGCTTACTGACTCAGCCTACGTGGTAGCAAGCATGCGTATTATGACCCGGCTGGGGACACCTGTGCTTCGGGCCCTGGGAGATGGCGACTTTGTCAAGTGTCTGCACTCTGTGGGCCAGCCCCTGACTGGACAAG GGGAGCCGGTGAGCCAGTGGCCATGCAACCCAGAGAAGACCCTGATTGGCCATGTGCCTGACCAGCGGGAGATCGTCTCCTTCGGCAGCGGCTATGGTGGCAACTCCTTGCTGGGCAAGAAGTGCTTTGCCCTCCGCATCGCCTCTCGGCTGGCCCGGGATGAGGGCTGGCTGGCGGAGCATATGCTG ATCCTGGGTATCACCAGCCCCACGGGGAAGAAGCGCTACGTGGCAGCCGCCTTCCCCAGTGCCTGCGGCAAGACTAACCTGGCCATGATGCGGCCAGCGCTGCCGGGCTGGAAGGTGGAGTGTGTGGGGGATGACATCGCCTGGATGAGATTTGACAGTGATG GTCGACTCCGGGCCATCAACCCTGAGAATGGCTTCTTTGGGGTGGCCCCTGGCACCTCTGCCACCACCAATCCCAACGCCATGGCCACGATCCAGAGTAACACTCTTTTCACCAATGTGGCTGAGACCAGCGATGGTGGAGTGTACTGGGAGGGCATTGACCAGCCTCTTCCGCCTGGTGTCACCGTGACCTCCTGGCTGGGCAGACCCTGGAAACCCG GGGACAAGGAGCCCTGTGCCCATCCCAACTCTCGCTTTTGTGCCCCGGCTCGCCAGTGCCCCATCATGGACCCAGCCTGGGAAGCCCCTGAGGGTGTCCCCATTGATGCCATCATCTTTGGAGGCCGCAGACCCAAAG GAGTACCTCTGGTATATGAGGCCTTCAGTTGGCGCCACGGTGTGTTTGTGGGCAGTGCCATGCGCTCAGAGTCCACTGCTGCAGCTGAACACAAAG GGAAGGTCATCATGCACGACCCCTTTGCCATGAGGCCCTTTTTTGGCTACAACTTCGGGCGCTACCTAGAACACTGGCTGAGCATGGAAGAGCGCAAGGGGGCCCGGCTGCCCCGCATCTTCCATGTCAACTGGTTCCGGCGGGATGAGGCGGGCCGCTTCCTGTGGCCAGGCTTTGGAGAGAATGCTCGGGTGCTGGACTGGATCTGCCGGCGGCTAGAGGGAGAGGACAGTGCCCGAGAGACGCCCATCGGGCTGGTGCCAAAGGAAGGCGCCTTGGATCTCAAGGGTCTAGGAGCCGTAGACACCACCCAGCTATTCTCGCTCCCCAAGGACTTCTGGGAACAAGAGGTTCGTGACATTCGGAGCTACCTGACAGAGCAGGTCAATCAGGATCTGCCCAAGGAGGTGTTGGCTGAACTGGAGGCCCTGGAGGGACGTGTGCGCAGAATGTGA
- the PCK2 gene encoding phosphoenolpyruvate carboxykinase [GTP], mitochondrial isoform X2, translating into MQTLRVLSGDLGQLPAGVRDFVERSARLCQPDGIHICDGTKAENTATLTLLEKQGLIRKLPKYNNCWLARTDPKDVARVESKTVIVTPSQRDTVPLPAGGARGQLGNWMSPAEFQQAVDERFPGCMQGRTMYVLPFSMGPVGSPLSRIGVQLTDSAYVVASMRIMTRLGTPVLRALGDGDFVKCLHSVGQPLTGQGEPVSQWPCNPEKTLIGHVPDQREIVSFGSGYGGNSLLGKKCFALRIASRLARDEGWLAEHMLILGITSPTGKKRYVAAAFPSACGKTNLAMMRPALPGWKVECVGDDIAWMRFDSDGRLRAINPENGFFGVAPGTSATTNPNAMATIQSNTLFTNVAETSDGGVYWEGIDQPLPPGVTVTSWLGRPWKPGDKEPCAHPNSRFCAPARQCPIMDPAWEAPEGVPIDAIIFGGRRPKGVPLVYEAFSWRHGVFVGSAMRSESTAAAEHKGKVIMHDPFAMRPFFGYNFGRYLEHWLSMEERKGARLPRIFHVNWFRRDEAGRFLWPGFGENARVLDWICRRLEGEDSARETPIGLVPKEGALDLKGLGAVDTTQLFSLPKDFWEQEVRDIRSYLTEQVNQDLPKEVLAELEALEGRVRRM; encoded by the exons ATGCAGACCTTGCGAGTACTCAGTGGAGATCTGGGCCAGCTGCCTGCTGGGGTGCGAGACTTTGTGGAGCGCAGTGCCCGCCTCTGCCAACCTGACGGCATCCACATCTGTGACGGCACCAAGGCTGAGAACACTGCCACACTGACGCTCCTAGAAAAGCAGGGACTCATCCGAAAGCTCCCCAAGTACAACAACTG CTGGCTGGCCCGCACAGACCCCAAGGATGTGGCACGAGTAGAGAGCAAGACGGTGATTGTAACTCCTTCTCAACGGGACACAGTGCCTCTCCCTGCTGGTGGGGCCCGTGGGCAACTAGGCAACTGGATGTCCCCAGCTGAGTTCCAGCAAGCTGTGGATGAGAGGTTTCCGGGCTGCATGCAGG GCCGGACCATGTATGTGCTTCCGTTCAGCATGGGTCCTGTGGGCTCCCCACTGTCCCGCATCGGAGTGCAGCTTACTGACTCAGCCTACGTGGTAGCAAGCATGCGTATTATGACCCGGCTGGGGACACCTGTGCTTCGGGCCCTGGGAGATGGCGACTTTGTCAAGTGTCTGCACTCTGTGGGCCAGCCCCTGACTGGACAAG GGGAGCCGGTGAGCCAGTGGCCATGCAACCCAGAGAAGACCCTGATTGGCCATGTGCCTGACCAGCGGGAGATCGTCTCCTTCGGCAGCGGCTATGGTGGCAACTCCTTGCTGGGCAAGAAGTGCTTTGCCCTCCGCATCGCCTCTCGGCTGGCCCGGGATGAGGGCTGGCTGGCGGAGCATATGCTG ATCCTGGGTATCACCAGCCCCACGGGGAAGAAGCGCTACGTGGCAGCCGCCTTCCCCAGTGCCTGCGGCAAGACTAACCTGGCCATGATGCGGCCAGCGCTGCCGGGCTGGAAGGTGGAGTGTGTGGGGGATGACATCGCCTGGATGAGATTTGACAGTGATG GTCGACTCCGGGCCATCAACCCTGAGAATGGCTTCTTTGGGGTGGCCCCTGGCACCTCTGCCACCACCAATCCCAACGCCATGGCCACGATCCAGAGTAACACTCTTTTCACCAATGTGGCTGAGACCAGCGATGGTGGAGTGTACTGGGAGGGCATTGACCAGCCTCTTCCGCCTGGTGTCACCGTGACCTCCTGGCTGGGCAGACCCTGGAAACCCG GGGACAAGGAGCCCTGTGCCCATCCCAACTCTCGCTTTTGTGCCCCGGCTCGCCAGTGCCCCATCATGGACCCAGCCTGGGAAGCCCCTGAGGGTGTCCCCATTGATGCCATCATCTTTGGAGGCCGCAGACCCAAAG GAGTACCTCTGGTATATGAGGCCTTCAGTTGGCGCCACGGTGTGTTTGTGGGCAGTGCCATGCGCTCAGAGTCCACTGCTGCAGCTGAACACAAAG GGAAGGTCATCATGCACGACCCCTTTGCCATGAGGCCCTTTTTTGGCTACAACTTCGGGCGCTACCTAGAACACTGGCTGAGCATGGAAGAGCGCAAGGGGGCCCGGCTGCCCCGCATCTTCCATGTCAACTGGTTCCGGCGGGATGAGGCGGGCCGCTTCCTGTGGCCAGGCTTTGGAGAGAATGCTCGGGTGCTGGACTGGATCTGCCGGCGGCTAGAGGGAGAGGACAGTGCCCGAGAGACGCCCATCGGGCTGGTGCCAAAGGAAGGCGCCTTGGATCTCAAGGGTCTAGGAGCCGTAGACACCACCCAGCTATTCTCGCTCCCCAAGGACTTCTGGGAACAAGAGGTTCGTGACATTCGGAGCTACCTGACAGAGCAGGTCAATCAGGATCTGCCCAAGGAGGTGTTGGCTGAACTGGAGGCCCTGGAGGGACGTGTGCGCAGAATGTGA
- the DCAF11 gene encoding DDB1- and CUL4-associated factor 11 isoform X3: protein MTKEARDGGAVGRCCGLRRCKQGLAPLRVLRPLLAGGDRRSPCTGPNDAVTRRWDHGTAAVQELGPETPPRACPEEGLAYVGARKKKRRMKMWIWPRGQVRLVQGGGAANLQLIQALSDSEEEHDSAWDGRLGDRYNPPVDATPDTRELECNEIKTQVELATGQLGLRRAAQEHSFPQMLHQRERGLCHRGSFSLGERSRMMSHFLPNDLGFTDTYSQKAFCGIYSKDGQIFMSACQDQTIRLYDCRYGRFHKFKSIKARDVGWSVLDVAFTPDGNHFLYSSWSDYIHICNIYGEGDTHTALDLRPDERRFAVFSIAVSSDGREVLGGANDGCLYVFDREQNRRTLQIESHEDDVNAVAFADISSQILFSGGDDAICKVWDRRTMREDDPKPVGALAGHQDGITFIDSKGDARYLISNSKDQTIKLWDIRRFSSREGMEASRQAATQQNWDYRWQQVPKKAWRKLKLPGDSSLMTYRGHGVLHTLIRCRFSPTHSTGQRFIYSGCSTGKVVVYDLLSGHIVKKLTNHKACVRDVSWHPFEEKIVSSSWDGNLRLWQYRQVEYFQDDLPEAEELPGAPAPVPHPSTAFSSPQ from the exons ATGACGAAGGAGGCGCGTGACGGAGGAGCGGTTGGCCGGTGCTGCGGCCTCCGTCGGTGTAAACAAGGCCTCGCGCCGCTGCGGGTCCTGCGACCGCTCCTGGCTG GAGGTGACAGGAGGAGTCCCTGCACAGGACCTAATGATGCTGTGACCAGAAGATGGGATCACGGAACAGCAGCAGTGCAGGAACTGGGTCCGGAGACCCCTCCGAGGGCTTGCCCCGAAGAGGGGCTAGCCTACGTCGGAgcgaggaagaagaagaggaggatgaagatGTGGATCTGGCCCAG AGGCCAAGTGAGGTTGGTGCAGGGCGGTGGTGCAGCAAATTTACAGCTCATCCAGGCCCTCTCGGACTCGGAGGAAGAGCATGACAGTGCTTGGGATGGTCGTCTTGGGGACCGATACAACCCACCTG TGGATGCAACCCCTGACACCCGGGAGCTGGAGTGcaatgagatcaagacccaagtgGAGTTGGCCACAGGGCAGCTGGGGCTTAGGCGGGCAGCCCAGGAGCACAGCTTTCCTCAGATGCTGCACCAG AGAGAACGGGGCCTCTGCCACCGGGGAAGCTTCTCCCTTGGAGAACGGTCTCGAATGATGTCTCA cTTCCTACCCAATGATTTGGGCTTTACTGATACCTACTCTCAGAAGGCTTTCTGCGGCATCTACAGCAAAGATGGTCAGATCTTCATGTCTGCTTGCCAAG ACCAAACAATCCGACTGTATGACTGCCGGTATGGCCGCTTCCATAAATTCAAGAGCATCAAGGCCCGGGACGTAGGCTGGAGCGTCTTGGATGTGGCCTTCACCCCTGATGGGAACCACTTCCTATACTCCAGTTGGTCTGATTACA TTCATATCTGCAACATCTACGgggagggagacacacacacTGCCCTGGACCTAAG GCCAGATGAGCGTCGCTTTGCAGTCTTTTCCATTGCCGTCTCCTCCGATGGACGGGAAGTCCTAGGAGG GGCCAATGATGGCTGCCTCTATGTCTTTGATCGAGAACAGAACCGGCGCACCCTTCAG ATTGAGTCCCATGAGGATGATGTGAATGCAGTGGCCTTTGCTGACATAAGCTCCCAGATCTTGTTCTCTGGGGGCGATGATGCCATCTGCAAAGTGTGGGATCGACGCACCATGCGGGAGGATGACCCCAAGCCTGTGGGTGCACTGGCTGGACACCAGGATGGCATCACCTTCATTGACAGCAAG GGTGATGCCCGCTATCTCATCTCCAACTCCAAAGACCAGACCATCAAGCTCTGGGACATCCGACGCTTTTCTAGTCGGGAAGGCATGGAGGCCTCGCGGCAGGCTGCCACACAGCAAAACTGGGACTACCGCTGGCAGCAGGTACCCAAAAAAG CctggaggaaactgaagctcccAGGGGACAGCTCCTTGATGACCTACCGGGGCCACGGGGTGCTTCACACCCTCATCCGCTGCCGATTCTCCCCCACCCATAGCACCGGGCAGCGGTTCATCTACAGCGGCTGCTCGACTGGCAAAGTGGTCG TGTACGACCTCCTTAGCGGCCACATCGTGAAGAAGCTGACCAACCACAAGGCCTGTGTGCGTGACGTCAGTTGGCACCCCTTTGAGGAAAAGATCGTCAGCAGTTCG TGGGACGGGAACCTGCGTCTATGGCAGTACCGCCAGGTTGAGTACTTCCAGGACGACCTGCCAGAGGCTGAGGAACTGCCCGGCGCCCCTGCCCCCGTGCCCCACCCCTCTACGGCCTTTTCCTCACCCCAGTAG
- the DCAF11 gene encoding DDB1- and CUL4-associated factor 11 isoform X1: protein MTKEARDGGAVGRCCGLRRCKQGLAPLRVLRPLLAGPNDAVTRRWDHGTAAVQELGPETPPRACPEEGLAYVGARKKKRRMKMWIWPRGQVRLVQGGGAANLQLIQALSDSEEEHDSAWDGRLGDRYNPPVDATPDTRELECNEIKTQVELATGQLGLRRAAQEHSFPQMLHQRERGLCHRGSFSLGERSRMMSHFLPNDLGFTDTYSQKAFCGIYSKDGQIFMSACQDQTIRLYDCRYGRFHKFKSIKARDVGWSVLDVAFTPDGNHFLYSSWSDYIHICNIYGEGDTHTALDLRPDERRFAVFSIAVSSDGREVLGGANDGCLYVFDREQNRRTLQIESHEDDVNAVAFADISSQILFSGGDDAICKVWDRRTMREDDPKPVGALAGHQDGITFIDSKGDARYLISNSKDQTIKLWDIRRFSSREGMEASRQAATQQNWDYRWQQVPKKAWRKLKLPGDSSLMTYRGHGVLHTLIRCRFSPTHSTGQRFIYSGCSTGKVVVYDLLSGHIVKKLTNHKACVRDVSWHPFEEKIVSSSWDGNLRLWQYRQVEYFQDDLPEAEELPGAPAPVPHPSTAFSSPQ, encoded by the exons ATGACGAAGGAGGCGCGTGACGGAGGAGCGGTTGGCCGGTGCTGCGGCCTCCGTCGGTGTAAACAAGGCCTCGCGCCGCTGCGGGTCCTGCGACCGCTCCTGGCTG GACCTAATGATGCTGTGACCAGAAGATGGGATCACGGAACAGCAGCAGTGCAGGAACTGGGTCCGGAGACCCCTCCGAGGGCTTGCCCCGAAGAGGGGCTAGCCTACGTCGGAgcgaggaagaagaagaggaggatgaagatGTGGATCTGGCCCAG AGGCCAAGTGAGGTTGGTGCAGGGCGGTGGTGCAGCAAATTTACAGCTCATCCAGGCCCTCTCGGACTCGGAGGAAGAGCATGACAGTGCTTGGGATGGTCGTCTTGGGGACCGATACAACCCACCTG TGGATGCAACCCCTGACACCCGGGAGCTGGAGTGcaatgagatcaagacccaagtgGAGTTGGCCACAGGGCAGCTGGGGCTTAGGCGGGCAGCCCAGGAGCACAGCTTTCCTCAGATGCTGCACCAG AGAGAACGGGGCCTCTGCCACCGGGGAAGCTTCTCCCTTGGAGAACGGTCTCGAATGATGTCTCA cTTCCTACCCAATGATTTGGGCTTTACTGATACCTACTCTCAGAAGGCTTTCTGCGGCATCTACAGCAAAGATGGTCAGATCTTCATGTCTGCTTGCCAAG ACCAAACAATCCGACTGTATGACTGCCGGTATGGCCGCTTCCATAAATTCAAGAGCATCAAGGCCCGGGACGTAGGCTGGAGCGTCTTGGATGTGGCCTTCACCCCTGATGGGAACCACTTCCTATACTCCAGTTGGTCTGATTACA TTCATATCTGCAACATCTACGgggagggagacacacacacTGCCCTGGACCTAAG GCCAGATGAGCGTCGCTTTGCAGTCTTTTCCATTGCCGTCTCCTCCGATGGACGGGAAGTCCTAGGAGG GGCCAATGATGGCTGCCTCTATGTCTTTGATCGAGAACAGAACCGGCGCACCCTTCAG ATTGAGTCCCATGAGGATGATGTGAATGCAGTGGCCTTTGCTGACATAAGCTCCCAGATCTTGTTCTCTGGGGGCGATGATGCCATCTGCAAAGTGTGGGATCGACGCACCATGCGGGAGGATGACCCCAAGCCTGTGGGTGCACTGGCTGGACACCAGGATGGCATCACCTTCATTGACAGCAAG GGTGATGCCCGCTATCTCATCTCCAACTCCAAAGACCAGACCATCAAGCTCTGGGACATCCGACGCTTTTCTAGTCGGGAAGGCATGGAGGCCTCGCGGCAGGCTGCCACACAGCAAAACTGGGACTACCGCTGGCAGCAGGTACCCAAAAAAG CctggaggaaactgaagctcccAGGGGACAGCTCCTTGATGACCTACCGGGGCCACGGGGTGCTTCACACCCTCATCCGCTGCCGATTCTCCCCCACCCATAGCACCGGGCAGCGGTTCATCTACAGCGGCTGCTCGACTGGCAAAGTGGTCG TGTACGACCTCCTTAGCGGCCACATCGTGAAGAAGCTGACCAACCACAAGGCCTGTGTGCGTGACGTCAGTTGGCACCCCTTTGAGGAAAAGATCGTCAGCAGTTCG TGGGACGGGAACCTGCGTCTATGGCAGTACCGCCAGGTTGAGTACTTCCAGGACGACCTGCCAGAGGCTGAGGAACTGCCCGGCGCCCCTGCCCCCGTGCCCCACCCCTCTACGGCCTTTTCCTCACCCCAGTAG
- the DCAF11 gene encoding DDB1- and CUL4-associated factor 11 isoform X2: protein MGSRNSSSAGTGSGDPSEGLPRRGASLRRSEEEEEEDEDVDLAQVLAYLLRRGQVRLVQGGGAANLQLIQALSDSEEEHDSAWDGRLGDRYNPPVDATPDTRELECNEIKTQVELATGQLGLRRAAQEHSFPQMLHQRERGLCHRGSFSLGERSRMMSHFLPNDLGFTDTYSQKAFCGIYSKDGQIFMSACQDQTIRLYDCRYGRFHKFKSIKARDVGWSVLDVAFTPDGNHFLYSSWSDYIHICNIYGEGDTHTALDLRPDERRFAVFSIAVSSDGREVLGGANDGCLYVFDREQNRRTLQIESHEDDVNAVAFADISSQILFSGGDDAICKVWDRRTMREDDPKPVGALAGHQDGITFIDSKGDARYLISNSKDQTIKLWDIRRFSSREGMEASRQAATQQNWDYRWQQVPKKAWRKLKLPGDSSLMTYRGHGVLHTLIRCRFSPTHSTGQRFIYSGCSTGKVVVYDLLSGHIVKKLTNHKACVRDVSWHPFEEKIVSSSWDGNLRLWQYRQVEYFQDDLPEAEELPGAPAPVPHPSTAFSSPQ, encoded by the exons ATGGGATCACGGAACAGCAGCAGTGCAGGAACTGGGTCCGGAGACCCCTCCGAGGGCTTGCCCCGAAGAGGGGCTAGCCTACGTCGGAgcgaggaagaagaagaggaggatgaagatGTGGATCTGGCCCAGGTACTGGCCTATCTCCTCCGCAG AGGCCAAGTGAGGTTGGTGCAGGGCGGTGGTGCAGCAAATTTACAGCTCATCCAGGCCCTCTCGGACTCGGAGGAAGAGCATGACAGTGCTTGGGATGGTCGTCTTGGGGACCGATACAACCCACCTG TGGATGCAACCCCTGACACCCGGGAGCTGGAGTGcaatgagatcaagacccaagtgGAGTTGGCCACAGGGCAGCTGGGGCTTAGGCGGGCAGCCCAGGAGCACAGCTTTCCTCAGATGCTGCACCAG AGAGAACGGGGCCTCTGCCACCGGGGAAGCTTCTCCCTTGGAGAACGGTCTCGAATGATGTCTCA cTTCCTACCCAATGATTTGGGCTTTACTGATACCTACTCTCAGAAGGCTTTCTGCGGCATCTACAGCAAAGATGGTCAGATCTTCATGTCTGCTTGCCAAG ACCAAACAATCCGACTGTATGACTGCCGGTATGGCCGCTTCCATAAATTCAAGAGCATCAAGGCCCGGGACGTAGGCTGGAGCGTCTTGGATGTGGCCTTCACCCCTGATGGGAACCACTTCCTATACTCCAGTTGGTCTGATTACA TTCATATCTGCAACATCTACGgggagggagacacacacacTGCCCTGGACCTAAG GCCAGATGAGCGTCGCTTTGCAGTCTTTTCCATTGCCGTCTCCTCCGATGGACGGGAAGTCCTAGGAGG GGCCAATGATGGCTGCCTCTATGTCTTTGATCGAGAACAGAACCGGCGCACCCTTCAG ATTGAGTCCCATGAGGATGATGTGAATGCAGTGGCCTTTGCTGACATAAGCTCCCAGATCTTGTTCTCTGGGGGCGATGATGCCATCTGCAAAGTGTGGGATCGACGCACCATGCGGGAGGATGACCCCAAGCCTGTGGGTGCACTGGCTGGACACCAGGATGGCATCACCTTCATTGACAGCAAG GGTGATGCCCGCTATCTCATCTCCAACTCCAAAGACCAGACCATCAAGCTCTGGGACATCCGACGCTTTTCTAGTCGGGAAGGCATGGAGGCCTCGCGGCAGGCTGCCACACAGCAAAACTGGGACTACCGCTGGCAGCAGGTACCCAAAAAAG CctggaggaaactgaagctcccAGGGGACAGCTCCTTGATGACCTACCGGGGCCACGGGGTGCTTCACACCCTCATCCGCTGCCGATTCTCCCCCACCCATAGCACCGGGCAGCGGTTCATCTACAGCGGCTGCTCGACTGGCAAAGTGGTCG TGTACGACCTCCTTAGCGGCCACATCGTGAAGAAGCTGACCAACCACAAGGCCTGTGTGCGTGACGTCAGTTGGCACCCCTTTGAGGAAAAGATCGTCAGCAGTTCG TGGGACGGGAACCTGCGTCTATGGCAGTACCGCCAGGTTGAGTACTTCCAGGACGACCTGCCAGAGGCTGAGGAACTGCCCGGCGCCCCTGCCCCCGTGCCCCACCCCTCTACGGCCTTTTCCTCACCCCAGTAG
- the FITM1 gene encoding fat storage-inducing transmembrane protein 1, protein MERGPVVGAGLGAGAQIRALLGCLVKVLLWVASALLYFGSEQAARLLGSPCLRRLYHAWLAAVVIFGPLLQFHVNPRTIFASHGNFFNIKFVNSAWGWTCTFLGGFVLLVVFLATRRVAVTARHLSRLVVGAAVWRGAGRAFLLIEDLTGSCFEPLPQGLLLHELPDRRSCLAAGHQWRGYTVSSHTFLLTFCCLLMAEEAAVFAKYLAHGLPAGAPLRLVFLLNVLLLGLWNFLLLCTVIYFHQYTHKVVGAAVGTFAWYLTYGSWYHQPWSPGSPGHGLFPRPRSSRKHN, encoded by the exons atGGAGCGGGGGCcagtggtgggggcagggctgggggccggggcccAAATCCGGGCACTGCTGGGCTGCCTGGTCAAGGTGCTGCTCTGGGTGGCGTCTGCCTTGCTGTACTTTGGAAGTGAACAGGCCGCCCGCCTGCTGGGCAGCCCCTGCTTACGGCGCCTCTACCATGCCTGGTTGGCAGCAGTGGTCATCTTTGGGCCCCTTCTGCAGTTCCACGTCAACCCTCGGACTATCTTCGCCAGCCACGGCAACTTCTTCAACAT AAAGTTTGTGAATTCAGCATGGGGCTGGACATGCACCTTCCTGGGGGGCTTCGTGCTGCTGGTGGTGTTCCTGGCTACACGGCGTGTGGCAGTGACGGCACGGCACCTGAGCCGGCTGGTGGTGGGGGCCGCAGTGTGGCGGGGGGCTGGCCGGGCCTTCCTGCTCATCGAGGACCTGACTGGCTCCTGCTTTGagcctctgccccagggcctgCTGCTGCACGAGCTTCCGGACCGCCGCAGCTGCCTGGCAGCCGGCCACCAGTGGCGGGGCTACACAGTCTCCTCCCACACCTTCCTGCTCACCTTCTGCTGCCTGCTCATGGCCGAGGAAGCGGCAGTGTTCGCCAAGTATCTGGCCCACGGGCTGCCAGCCGGGGCCCCTCTTCGCCTCGTCTTCCTGCTCAACGTGCTGCTGCTGGGCCTCTGGAACTTCTTGCTGCTCTGTACCGTCATCTATTTCCACCAGTACACCCACAAGGTGGTGGGGGCCGCAGTGGGCACCTTTGCCTGGTACCTCACCTATGGCAGCTGGTATCATCAGCCCTGGTCTCCTGGGAGCCCCGGCCATGGGCTCTTCCCTCGGCCCCGCTCTAGCCGCAAGCacaactga